One region of Flavobacterium sp. GSB-24 genomic DNA includes:
- a CDS encoding alkaline phosphatase, with protein MKKIITLFCLQFFLFAQAQEYSSSNIHSHNDYESKLPFYGAYSNETGVIEADVFLVNNELFVAHTSKEIVAHNTLKSMYLEPLSSKLKTLEGKAYPSGKPLILMIDIKSDADSTLKVIAQQLKTFPDIISNKNIKVVISGNRPLPSKWNEYPDFIYFDGRLNENYTPDQLARVEMISEDLKEITVWNGKGVLTQADSEKIQAIIKKVHDQNKKVRFWATQDNVNTYMTLMNLKVDFIGTDKVTELTQFINSIKTTFYQNTEFHQAYVPKNAFKSKRPKNVILLIGDGMGLTQIYSSYTANKGQLSLFNIPTQGFSITKASDSYITDSAAGATAMATGHKTNNRFISVDEQGKPLELITQQLIKKNYKTAIISAGNITDATPAAFYAHQPERSLSEPIANDFLANPSDILIGGGQNEFKSRKDGKDLSKVLIEKGYTFSDSFASLDTIKNNRFVVLEDKAVVSMKNGRGDFLTKSLAKATSTFSKTKNPFFIMAEGAQIDYGGHQNNVEYVVREMLDFDKLVGQAMEFVDKNPETLLVVTADHETGGLSLIDGSIEKGYVHGSFSTNDHTAVPVPVFAYGPGADKFMGVYQNTSIYHKIMELLSAK; from the coding sequence ATGAAAAAAATAATCACCCTTTTTTGCCTTCAGTTTTTCCTTTTCGCACAGGCGCAGGAATACAGTTCTTCTAATATTCATTCTCATAATGATTACGAGAGTAAATTACCATTTTATGGCGCTTATTCTAATGAAACCGGTGTTATTGAAGCCGATGTTTTTTTGGTGAATAACGAATTGTTTGTAGCCCACACTTCAAAAGAAATTGTCGCTCACAACACGCTTAAAAGCATGTATTTGGAACCGCTTTCTTCTAAATTAAAAACTTTAGAAGGAAAAGCGTACCCAAGCGGCAAACCTTTAATTTTAATGATTGATATTAAGTCTGATGCCGATTCGACTTTGAAAGTTATTGCACAGCAGTTAAAGACTTTTCCAGATATTATTTCGAATAAAAATATAAAAGTGGTCATTTCTGGCAATAGACCTTTACCTTCAAAATGGAATGAATATCCAGATTTTATTTATTTTGACGGAAGATTAAACGAAAATTACACGCCAGATCAATTAGCGCGTGTAGAAATGATCAGCGAAGATTTAAAAGAAATCACCGTTTGGAACGGAAAAGGAGTTCTAACGCAGGCAGATTCTGAAAAAATTCAAGCTATTATCAAGAAAGTTCACGATCAAAATAAAAAAGTAAGATTCTGGGCAACGCAGGACAACGTAAATACTTATATGACTTTGATGAATTTAAAAGTTGATTTTATCGGAACAGATAAAGTTACTGAGCTGACGCAGTTCATTAATAGCATTAAAACGACATTTTACCAAAACACAGAATTTCATCAAGCTTACGTTCCTAAAAATGCATTTAAAAGTAAACGTCCTAAAAACGTTATTCTTTTAATTGGCGACGGAATGGGATTAACTCAAATATATTCTAGTTACACCGCAAACAAAGGACAATTGAGTTTGTTTAACATTCCAACTCAAGGATTTTCTATCACCAAAGCTTCAGATAGTTACATTACAGATTCTGCTGCTGGAGCAACTGCAATGGCAACTGGACATAAAACCAATAATCGTTTTATTAGTGTTGACGAACAAGGAAAACCGTTGGAATTGATTACACAGCAATTGATTAAGAAAAACTATAAAACGGCAATTATTTCAGCAGGAAATATTACAGATGCTACGCCGGCGGCTTTTTATGCACATCAGCCGGAAAGAAGTTTGAGCGAACCAATCGCAAATGATTTCCTGGCAAATCCTTCTGATATTTTAATTGGCGGAGGTCAAAATGAATTTAAATCCAGAAAAGACGGTAAAGATTTGTCTAAAGTTTTAATCGAAAAAGGATATACATTTTCAGATAGTTTTGCCAGTTTAGATACCATCAAAAACAATCGATTTGTAGTTTTAGAAGATAAAGCTGTTGTTTCTATGAAAAATGGGAGAGGAGATTTTCTAACTAAATCTTTAGCGAAAGCAACAAGCACTTTTTCAAAAACTAAAAATCCATTTTTTATCATGGCAGAAGGTGCGCAGATTGATTACGGCGGGCACCAAAATAATGTTGAATATGTTGTTCGTGAAATGCTGGATTTTGATAAATTAGTTGGACAAGCAATGGAATTTGTAGATAAAAATCCAGAAACTTTATTAGTCGTAACCGCAGATCACGAGACAGGTGGATTATCATTGATTGATGGAAGTATCGAGAAAGGTTACGTTCACGGAAGTTTCAGCACAAATGATCATACCGCAGTTCCAGTTCCAGTTTTTGCTTATGGACCAGGAGCAGATAAATTTATGGGAGTTTATCAAAACACATCGATTTATCATAAGATAATGGAATTACTTTCTGCTAAATAA
- a CDS encoding RagB/SusD family nutrient uptake outer membrane protein — MKKISLLLLSFVLLMGTSACESELDVVPQGAPSSGNFWKTPADAKAGVNAIYALYSDDNMYGRGFFWLNNASDDIGTKPRQNAERIKNFIVDGAESDTKDIWRIHYEIMKRCNDVIRNVPNIPLDESTRNGMLGEAYFNHAVMHLELAYHYGDDRAGIPIQDRENPTNVYVPRAKNVAENYAYIAADLIKAADLLPYFDQLTPDNYGRAHKTAAWAYLVRTYLYAKDWDNAIKYANMIVASGKHKLLDNFEDVFKISNNWSSEYIWSVTSSAENTSLGSIFPGVCLEDKGWGVYNGWGNFYPTKELFDTYVPNDKRRSATILQKGDKFMYFGELVTFNEGNHVVSSSNRTGYQFKKYMEPFSYPKTTSGGVDIRYVNANGDKPSTALNVPLLRYADVILMLAEAKLMKGQNADTEINMIRHRAGLTDLSGATLIDLKRERRCELAGEWTDRHFDLVRWGDAKETYAKPLHHYDGSVIYPARNFNPAIHHVWPIPPDEIAVSKGALTQNQGW; from the coding sequence ATGAAAAAAATAAGTCTTTTATTATTGAGTTTTGTGCTTTTAATGGGCACTTCGGCTTGTGAAAGTGAACTTGATGTTGTACCACAGGGAGCTCCTTCAAGCGGAAATTTCTGGAAAACTCCAGCAGATGCAAAAGCAGGAGTAAACGCAATATATGCTTTATATTCTGATGATAATATGTATGGCCGTGGTTTTTTCTGGCTGAATAATGCAAGTGATGATATCGGAACAAAACCAAGACAAAACGCAGAGCGTATCAAAAATTTTATTGTTGACGGAGCAGAATCGGATACAAAAGATATTTGGAGAATTCACTATGAAATTATGAAACGCTGTAACGATGTAATTCGTAATGTGCCAAATATTCCTTTGGATGAAAGTACAAGAAACGGAATGCTGGGAGAAGCTTATTTTAATCATGCCGTAATGCATTTAGAATTAGCATACCATTATGGAGACGATCGTGCAGGAATTCCAATTCAGGACAGAGAAAACCCAACAAATGTGTATGTGCCTCGTGCTAAAAATGTTGCAGAAAACTACGCTTACATTGCTGCAGATTTAATTAAAGCGGCCGATTTATTACCTTACTTTGACCAGCTTACACCAGACAATTACGGACGCGCTCACAAAACTGCTGCATGGGCTTATTTAGTTCGTACGTATTTGTATGCAAAAGATTGGGACAACGCTATAAAATATGCCAACATGATTGTGGCAAGCGGAAAACACAAATTATTAGACAATTTTGAGGATGTATTTAAAATTAGCAATAACTGGTCATCAGAATATATTTGGTCTGTTACTTCAAGTGCAGAAAATACTTCTTTAGGATCTATTTTTCCTGGAGTTTGTTTAGAAGATAAAGGATGGGGAGTTTACAACGGATGGGGAAATTTCTATCCAACAAAAGAATTGTTTGATACTTATGTTCCAAACGATAAAAGACGCAGTGCTACGATTTTACAAAAAGGAGATAAATTCATGTATTTTGGAGAATTGGTAACTTTTAATGAAGGAAATCACGTAGTAAGTTCAAGTAACAGAACCGGTTATCAGTTTAAAAAATACATGGAGCCATTTAGTTATCCAAAAACAACATCTGGCGGAGTTGATATTCGTTACGTAAATGCAAACGGGGACAAACCTTCGACAGCTTTAAACGTACCTCTTTTACGTTATGCAGACGTAATTTTGATGTTAGCGGAAGCGAAATTAATGAAAGGGCAGAATGCAGATACAGAAATCAATATGATTCGCCACCGCGCAGGTCTTACAGATCTTTCTGGAGCTACTTTAATTGATTTAAAAAGAGAAAGACGCTGCGAGTTAGCAGGTGAGTGGACAGACCGTCACTTTGATTTAGTGCGTTGGGGAGATGCAAAAGAAACATATGCCAAACCATTGCACCATTATGATGGAAGTGTAATTTATCCAGCTCGTAATTTTAATCCAGCTATACACCATGTTTGGCCAATACCGCCAGATGAAATCGCAGTAAGCAAAGGAGCTTTGACTCAAAACCAAGGCTGGTAA
- a CDS encoding SusC/RagA family TonB-linked outer membrane protein, producing MNEKQMRYAVNCQSLKTIGTKLFLFMALFFATLTVNAGNVDINKRVTLKVENESIKKIFQKIENQVDVHFMYESSQVNTNQKLSLKLSNVTLEQALDRICGAALRYEIVSNNIVIKKNQKVAATDQNKIIVSGTVFGGDDNMPLPGVGIKDKGSDAAAATDFDGTFKMEINAAEATLVFSYVGYITQEVKVTSTQTITVKLAADVKQLQEVVVMGYGSVKKNEVLGAVGSVSMKETSSRTYNNAAELLQGTVAGVTVINDGGDPTSSPTINIRGIGSLNAETPLIVLDGIIYSGSLNTLNPNDIASISVLKDAASAAIYGARASGGVILITSKKGISDRINVNVNYQGGFQNVAKKLEVLNAAEYADAMNLARDNAGLPRIPAFDTAFEPTARTTKTNWMDEIFRTGEIQDLSLSVNGKTEKSNFFLSGSYRKNEGILLNTYGERYTVRANSSFKLADNFTIGENLSYSLTDGQTANTSSSYTGAIQAAILYPPNATIYREDGSGQFGGVPEKYIGSYGDVINPVAYLKRLDNKNPISTILINPYAEWEIVPGLKVKSNWGYTRIQDNATDFTVKVTEPGKIFDFNRLTLKNMTITDLLSEQTISYEKSFGKHNLKALAGYTYQETKRDFYTVEGTGFDNEDPSQRYLLNAKLIQQTGAGLSDEIISSYVGRLNYDFNQKYLFSGIVRRDGTSKLLQDNRWKVYPSVSAGWLISEESFMKGLEPIVSNLKLRASWGQIGNLGNLGPYQFSVPLSQTQALIGATPSINYGYAESELSNPNLKWESSEQTNIGLDFTMLNNSLVGSVDAYVKKNKDMLVRDQLPGVSGTPQGRIVNSGDVENKGIEVSLTYQKTKGEFKFDVTANAGFLTNKIVSIKDDLTSLEPLNLSRVRSLPLANIYQVGSPVGAFYGYETDGLFQSDAEAKAYVNKNGVAYQPNAVAGDIRFKDENGDGVINNSDRVVLGSPFPKTTYSLNANFRYKGFDMNIFFNGAAGNSVFNAVKHTGLNASFPGYNLLAESKDAWSPTNTNTNVPVLSSTDNNNNFGRISDLYIEDASFLRLKNVSIGYTVKESWLNGKAKLRFFISGQNLFTITKYSGMDPEVGLKNFGMDLGKYPLSRIYMTGVNATF from the coding sequence ATGAATGAAAAACAAATGCGGTATGCCGTAAATTGTCAGAGCTTAAAGACAATAGGAACAAAATTATTCCTGTTTATGGCTTTGTTTTTTGCGACGCTGACAGTAAACGCCGGGAATGTTGACATTAACAAAAGAGTAACTTTAAAAGTTGAAAATGAAAGTATAAAAAAAATTTTTCAAAAAATTGAAAATCAGGTCGATGTGCATTTTATGTACGAAAGCAGCCAAGTCAATACCAATCAAAAATTAAGTTTAAAATTGAGTAATGTAACGCTGGAACAAGCGTTGGACAGAATTTGCGGTGCAGCACTTCGATATGAAATTGTGAGCAATAATATCGTTATCAAAAAAAATCAAAAAGTAGCAGCGACAGATCAGAATAAAATAATTGTTTCAGGAACTGTTTTTGGAGGCGATGATAATATGCCGTTACCAGGAGTTGGAATCAAAGACAAAGGTTCTGATGCAGCTGCAGCTACAGATTTTGACGGAACGTTTAAAATGGAAATCAATGCAGCAGAAGCTACTCTTGTTTTTTCATACGTTGGTTATATTACACAAGAAGTAAAAGTTACCAGCACACAAACCATTACAGTAAAACTGGCAGCTGATGTAAAACAACTTCAGGAAGTGGTTGTTATGGGTTACGGAAGTGTAAAAAAGAACGAAGTTCTTGGCGCTGTAGGTTCTGTTTCTATGAAAGAAACTTCTAGCAGAACGTATAACAATGCTGCTGAATTACTGCAGGGAACGGTTGCTGGTGTTACGGTTATTAACGATGGAGGTGATCCAACATCTTCACCAACAATCAATATTCGTGGCATCGGATCTTTAAATGCTGAGACTCCGTTAATTGTTTTAGACGGAATTATTTATAGTGGTTCATTAAATACTTTAAATCCAAATGATATTGCTTCGATAAGTGTTTTAAAAGATGCGGCTTCTGCTGCAATTTATGGTGCGAGAGCTTCTGGAGGGGTAATTTTAATTACTTCTAAAAAAGGAATTTCAGATCGTATCAATGTAAATGTAAACTATCAGGGAGGGTTTCAAAATGTAGCGAAAAAATTAGAGGTTCTAAACGCTGCAGAATATGCTGATGCTATGAATCTGGCAAGAGATAACGCTGGATTACCAAGAATTCCTGCTTTTGACACTGCATTTGAACCAACAGCAAGAACTACAAAAACAAACTGGATGGATGAAATTTTCCGTACAGGAGAAATTCAAGATCTGTCTCTTTCTGTAAATGGAAAAACAGAAAAATCTAATTTCTTTCTTTCTGGAAGTTATAGAAAAAACGAAGGTATTTTGTTAAACACATACGGAGAACGTTATACAGTAAGAGCAAATTCATCTTTTAAATTGGCCGATAATTTCACAATTGGGGAAAATCTTTCATATTCCTTAACTGATGGTCAGACTGCTAATACTTCAAGTTCGTATACAGGAGCAATTCAAGCAGCGATTTTGTATCCGCCAAACGCGACGATTTACAGAGAAGATGGTTCTGGCCAATTTGGCGGTGTTCCTGAAAAATATATTGGCTCTTACGGAGACGTTATCAATCCAGTGGCATATTTAAAAAGATTAGATAACAAAAATCCAATTTCTACCATTTTGATCAATCCTTATGCAGAATGGGAAATTGTTCCAGGGTTAAAAGTAAAATCAAACTGGGGATATACCAGAATTCAGGATAATGCAACAGATTTCACAGTAAAAGTTACTGAGCCAGGAAAAATATTTGATTTCAATAGACTGACTCTAAAAAATATGACAATTACCGATTTATTGAGTGAGCAGACTATTTCTTATGAAAAATCATTCGGAAAACACAACCTTAAAGCTTTAGCCGGATATACGTATCAAGAAACTAAAAGAGATTTCTATACAGTTGAAGGAACTGGATTTGACAACGAAGATCCATCACAGCGCTATTTATTAAATGCAAAATTAATTCAACAGACAGGGGCAGGTTTATCAGATGAAATCATTTCTTCTTATGTAGGAAGATTAAATTATGACTTCAATCAAAAATATTTATTCTCAGGAATTGTGCGTCGTGACGGAACTTCAAAACTTTTGCAAGACAACCGCTGGAAAGTATATCCTTCTGTTTCTGCAGGTTGGTTAATTTCTGAAGAAAGTTTTATGAAAGGTCTTGAACCAATTGTAAGCAATTTAAAATTACGTGCAAGCTGGGGACAGATTGGAAATTTAGGAAACCTTGGACCATATCAGTTTAGTGTGCCATTATCACAAACTCAAGCTTTAATTGGAGCAACTCCATCTATTAATTATGGTTATGCAGAAAGCGAATTATCAAACCCTAATTTAAAATGGGAAAGCTCTGAGCAGACTAATATTGGTTTAGATTTTACAATGCTAAATAATAGTTTAGTTGGATCTGTCGATGCTTATGTGAAAAAAAATAAAGACATGCTGGTTCGTGACCAATTACCTGGTGTTTCTGGAACGCCGCAAGGAAGAATTGTAAACTCTGGAGATGTTGAAAATAAAGGTATTGAGGTTAGTTTAACGTATCAAAAAACAAAAGGCGAATTTAAGTTTGACGTTACAGCAAACGCTGGATTCTTAACCAATAAAATTGTTTCTATTAAAGACGATTTGACTTCGCTTGAACCCTTAAACTTAAGCAGAGTTCGTAGTTTACCTTTAGCAAATATCTATCAAGTTGGAAGTCCTGTTGGTGCTTTCTACGGATATGAAACAGACGGATTATTTCAAAGTGATGCAGAAGCAAAAGCGTATGTAAACAAAAATGGTGTGGCCTATCAGCCAAATGCTGTTGCGGGAGATATTAGATTTAAAGATGAAAACGGCGATGGTGTTATCAATAACAGCGATAGAGTAGTATTAGGAAGTCCTTTTCCAAAAACAACTTACAGTTTGAATGCTAATTTTAGGTACAAAGGATTCGATATGAATATCTTTTTTAACGGTGCTGCCGGAAATAGTGTTTTCAACGCTGTAAAACATACAGGTTTAAATGCTTCTTTCCCAGGATATAACTTATTGGCAGAGTCTAAAGATGCTTGGTCTCCAACCAATACAAACACCAATGTTCCGGTTCTATCTTCAACAGACAACAATAATAACTTCGGACGTATCTCTGATCTTTATATCGAAGATGCTTCTTTCTTGAGATTGAAAAACGTGTCGATTGGTTATACCGTAAAAGAAAGCTGGCTGAACGGAAAAGCAAAACTTAGATTCTTTATTTCTGGACAGAACTTATTTACAATTACTAAATATTCTGGAATGGATCCTGAAGTTGGTCTTAAAAACTTCGGAATGGATTTAGGTAAATATCCACTTTCACGTATTTACATGACAGGTGTTAATGCAACTTTTTAA
- a CDS encoding FecR domain-containing protein, whose protein sequence is MPDKLRQEIKHFLEGKYSPKGQEMWNKWYDRTDDFFENMEMIQSDRSKLKKELRQIKKTNNVIALQYKNWAVAASLVFLIGLSVFFYQSSHSIENTQLAVKLGEHAQIKLSDGTQIWLNAGSVLKYPKEFKGDTREVYLSGEAFFDVAKDKKHPFIIHTNKMDTKVLGTSFNVQAYPDQTTQEVSVLTGRVNVKSTVTEENVYVTPGQKVVFKSHNNKLQAFKDIPVNTISLWRKNIMVFEDTPLPEVVATINRNYNVAIEIKNQKLNALKISAYFKELPADQVIGLVCNIINADYKMDSGIYKIE, encoded by the coding sequence ATGCCTGATAAATTAAGACAAGAAATAAAACATTTTTTAGAAGGAAAGTATTCTCCAAAAGGACAAGAAATGTGGAATAAATGGTACGATCGTACTGATGATTTTTTTGAAAACATGGAAATGATACAGTCAGATCGTTCGAAACTAAAAAAAGAGTTACGTCAAATTAAGAAAACCAATAATGTTATTGCTCTTCAATATAAAAACTGGGCGGTTGCTGCCTCTTTGGTTTTTCTAATCGGATTATCAGTGTTTTTTTATCAGTCATCACATTCAATTGAAAACACACAATTAGCGGTAAAACTTGGCGAACATGCTCAAATAAAATTGAGTGACGGAACGCAGATATGGCTGAATGCCGGAAGTGTTTTAAAATATCCAAAAGAATTTAAAGGAGATACAAGAGAAGTATATCTCTCTGGTGAAGCTTTTTTTGATGTAGCCAAAGACAAAAAACATCCTTTTATCATTCACACCAATAAAATGGATACCAAAGTTCTCGGAACCAGTTTTAATGTACAGGCATATCCAGACCAAACAACCCAGGAAGTTTCAGTTTTAACTGGAAGAGTGAACGTGAAATCTACCGTTACAGAAGAGAATGTGTATGTAACTCCTGGCCAAAAAGTGGTATTTAAATCACACAACAATAAGCTTCAGGCTTTTAAAGATATTCCAGTGAATACAATTTCACTATGGCGAAAAAATATTATGGTTTTTGAAGATACGCCTCTGCCCGAAGTGGTTGCCACAATTAACCGCAATTATAATGTGGCTATCGAAATCAAAAATCAAAAATTAAATGCTTTAAAGATAAGCGCCTATTTTAAAGAACTGCCTGCCGATCAAGTAATTGGGTTGGTGTGTAATATCATCAATGCCGATTATAAAATGGATTCGGGTATTTATAAAATAGAGTAA
- a CDS encoding RNA polymerase sigma-70 factor, which produces MYKKFTDEELVELLRNGKDKAFDELYFRYRDILVRFVYLRMKSVAISEEIVQEVFTSIWERRKTIVIQKSFAAYIYTSVRYMTLDYIKSHTVADQYVQEVLDRNTVSYGSHNATEDSIYYDELQKAVDKAAMLLPKKSKEVFILSRVKHYTNKEIAEELNVSIETVKYHITYALKFMRTYLGEFN; this is translated from the coding sequence ATGTATAAGAAGTTTACAGACGAAGAACTTGTCGAACTATTAAGAAACGGCAAAGACAAAGCTTTTGATGAACTCTATTTTAGATATCGAGACATACTTGTTCGATTTGTATACCTCAGAATGAAATCGGTAGCAATATCAGAAGAAATTGTTCAGGAAGTTTTTACTAGTATCTGGGAACGACGCAAGACAATTGTCATTCAAAAAAGTTTTGCGGCTTATATCTACACTTCGGTTCGTTATATGACATTAGATTATATAAAATCTCATACAGTTGCAGACCAATATGTACAAGAAGTTTTGGATAGAAATACTGTTTCGTACGGCAGTCATAATGCAACAGAAGATTCTATTTATTACGATGAACTGCAAAAAGCAGTTGATAAGGCAGCAATGTTACTTCCTAAAAAATCAAAAGAAGTTTTTATTCTAAGCAGAGTAAAACATTATACCAATAAAGAAATCGCTGAGGAACTGAATGTTTCAATAGAAACGGTAAAGTATCATATTACTTATGCGCTCAAATTTATGCGCACTTATTTGGGCGAGTTCAATTAA